A window from Salvelinus sp. IW2-2015 linkage group LG5, ASM291031v2, whole genome shotgun sequence encodes these proteins:
- the efemp2b gene encoding EGF-containing fibulin-like extracellular matrix protein 2b, producing the protein MCSMRRTFVLCVCVSLSLFHHTKSQSPPEGDSLMECTDGYEWDVESQHCKDINECQTIVEACQGEMKCFNHYGGYLCLPRSASVITAPEPSSQSVAILPMESNEAFSPCPVGYNAQGEGCVDMDECVLDLHDCQPSQQCVNTVGTYSCQCPDGYSKIGIECVDIDECRYRYCQHRCVNVPGSFSCECEPGFQLAGNNHSCVDVNECEMGAPCQQKCYNTYGTFLCRCEPGYELGPDGHSCNDVDECSYSSYMCQFQCVNDPGRFSCICPEGYQLQGTRLCQDVNECETDKDQCGEGQTCINIHGGYQCTDSNLCREPYVLTRALLSDNRCVCPVIKPECRDLPFSIVHRYMSITSERSVPSDIFQIQATRVYPGVYNTFRIRSGDHNGEFYIRQMNNISAVLVLARAVTGPIEYTLDLEMVSVNPLISYQTSSALRLSVFVGPYTF; encoded by the exons atgtgtagtaTGCGGAGAAcatttgtgttatgtgtgtgtgtgagtttgtcccTCTTCCACCATACAAAGTCTCAATCGCCTCCTGAAGGTGACAGCCTCATG gagtgcACAGATGGTTATGAGTGGGATGTTGAGAGTCAGCATTGTAAAG ATATCAATGAATGTCAGACCATTGTGGAGGCCTGCCAGGGGGAGATGAAGTGTTTTAACCACTATGGTGGTTACCTGTGTCTCCCACGCTCTGCCTCTGTCATCACCGCCCCTGAACCATCCAGCCAATCAGTGGCCATCCTGCCAATGGAGTCCAACGAGGCCTTCAGCCCCTGTCCTGTAGGCTACAATGCCCAAGGGGAGGGCTGTGTAG acatGGACGAGTGTGTACTCGATCTTCATGACTGCCAGCCCAGCCAGCAGTGCGTTAACACTGTGGGCACCTACAGCTGCCAGTGTCCAGATGGATACAGTAAAATTGGTATTGAGTGTGTGG ACATTGATGAGTGTAGATACAGGTACTGTCAGCATCGCTGTGTAAACGTACCTGGCTCTTTCTCCTGTGAGTGTGAGCCTGGGTTTCAGTTGGCTGGAAacaaccattcatgtgtgg ATGTGAACGAGTGTGAGATGGGCGCCCCCTGTCAGCAGAAATGTTACAACACGTATGGCACCTTTCTCTGTCGCTGTGAACCGGGCTACGAGCTGGGACCAGACGGACACTCATGCAATG ATGTAGACGAGTGCAGCTACTCCAGTTACATGTGCCAGTTCCAGTGTGTTAACGATCCAGGGAGGTTCTCCTGTATCTGTCCAGAGGGGTACCAGCTACAGGGCACCAGACTCTGCCAAG atGTGAATGAGTGTGAAACAGACAAAGACCAGTGTGGAGAGGGCCAGACCTGTATTAACATCCATGGGGGTTATCAGTGCACCGATTCCAACCTCTGTCGAGAGCCCTATGTGCTGACAAGAGCCCTATTGTCTGACAA CCGCTGTGTTTGCCCGGTCATCAAGCCTGAGTGTCGTGACCTCCCCTTCTCCATCGTCCACCGTTACATGAGCATCACCTCAGAGCGCTCTGTCCCCTCAGACATCTTCCAGATCCAGGCCACCCGCGTCTACCCTGGAGTCTACAACACCTTCCGCATCCGCTCTGGGGACCACAATGGGGAATTCTACATACGG CAAATGAACAACATCAGTGCTGTGCTGGTCCTGGCCCGTGCTGTGACCGGTCCAATAGAGTACACCCTGGATCTGGAGATGGTGTCTGTCAACCCCCTCATCAGCTACCAGACCAGCTCTGCTCTACGACTGTCTGTCTTTGTAGGACCTTACACCttctga
- the LOC111964158 gene encoding acidic fibroblast growth factor intracellular-binding protein B isoform X1, whose amino-acid sequence MSMELDVFVGNTTIMDMEVYQLWLDGLTVSDAVKVRMDEGALLECEANAEVLTSDTMDQFRTFQMCERLLHSPTKLGSQLLYQIPAQNQRILIERYYEFDSVFAREVLGKKLSKGTKKDLDDISCKTGITLKNCRRQFDNFKRVFKVVEELKGPLVENIQRHFLLSDTLARDYAAIVFFANSRFETGKRKLQYLSFQDFAFCAGQLISYWTIGAMDSMMEDMDVDLEKEFLHELKDLKVLVNDKDMMDQHKILVCAALRGKIKVYKLMEVNFKNLSRALINLASKLTHTKDVRDLFIDLVEKFIEPCRYDRWTVAEITLFLTHYTNAAHCLGTFRHQXIWDRYMGVIKSCILQMYHE is encoded by the exons ATGTCTATGGAACTGGATGTGTTTGTGGGGAACACAACTATCATGGATATGGAAGTCTATCAGCTTTGGTTGGACGGCCTCACAG TGAGTGATGCAGTGAAGGTGCGGATGGATGAGGGGGCATTATTGGAGTGTGAGGCGAATGCAGAGGTGCTGACCAGCGATACCATGGACCAGTTTAGAACGTTCCAGATGTGTGAGCGTCTCTTACACTCCCCCACCAAactgggcagtcagctgctgtATCAGATCCCGGCCCAGAACCAGAGAATTCTCATTGAAAG GTACTATGAATTTGACAGTGTGTTTGCCAGAGAGGTGCTGGGGAAAAAGCTCTCCAAAGGGACCAAAAAAGACCTGGATGACATCAGCTGTAAAACAGGGATCACACTGAAGAACTGCAGGAGACAG TTTGACAATTTCAAGCGGGTGTTCAAAGTGGTGGAGGAGCTCAAGGGCCCACTAGTGGAGAACATACAGCGTCACTTCTTGCTCTCCGACACACTGGCAAG GGACTATGCTGCCATTGTGTTTTTTGCAAACAGCCGCTTTGAGACAGGAAAGAGGAAGCTACAGTACCTCTCATTCCAAGACTTTGCCTTCTGTGCAGGCCAGCTCATCAGTTACTGGACAATAGGAGCAATGG ATAGCATGATGGAGGATATGGATGTTGACCTGGAGAAAGAGTTTCTGCATGAACTGAAAGATCTCAAGGTTTTGGTTAATGACAAAGACATGATGGACCAACATAAAAT CCTGGTGTGTGCTGCTCTGCGGGGAAAGATCAAAGTCTACAAGTTGATGGAGGTTAACTTCAAA AATCTTTCTAGAGCCCTGATAAACCTTGCATCTAAACTTACACATACCAAAGATGTCAGAGATTTATTCATCGACCTTGTGGAGAAG tTCATAGAGCCATGTCGATATGATAGATGGACAGTGGCAGAGATCACACTCTTCCTCACTCACTACACCAATGCCGCTCACTGTCTTGGCACGTTCag gcACCAGYGGATTTGGGACAGATACATGGGCGTCATCAAAAGCTGTATCCTCCAAATGTACCATGAATAG
- the LOC111964158 gene encoding acidic fibroblast growth factor intracellular-binding protein B isoform X2, producing MQIRYAVFTRILCRTQRFNCAINNTRLQMLFTQTVPGAIYLLATVSARLDRYITLVKVSDAVKVRMDEGALLECEANAEVLTSDTMDQFRTFQMCERLLHSPTKLGSQLLYQIPAQNQRILIERYYEFDSVFAREVLGKKLSKGTKKDLDDISCKTGITLKNCRRQFDNFKRVFKVVEELKGPLVENIQRHFLLSDTLARDYAAIVFFANSRFETGKRKLQYLSFQDFAFCAGQLISYWTIGAMDSMMEDMDVDLEKEFLHELKDLKVLVNDKDMMDQHKILVCAALRGKIKVYKLMEVNFKIEMNIPHPSPH from the exons ATGCAAATTCGATACGCTGTTTTTACTCGAATTCTTTGTAGAACCCAACGTTTTAACTGCGCAATAAATAATACGCGTTTGCAGATGCTGTTTACCCAGACGGTGCCTGGTGCAATATATTTGCTTGCTACGGTTTCCGCTCGACTTGACAGATACATAACACTAGTTAAAG TGAGTGATGCAGTGAAGGTGCGGATGGATGAGGGGGCATTATTGGAGTGTGAGGCGAATGCAGAGGTGCTGACCAGCGATACCATGGACCAGTTTAGAACGTTCCAGATGTGTGAGCGTCTCTTACACTCCCCCACCAAactgggcagtcagctgctgtATCAGATCCCGGCCCAGAACCAGAGAATTCTCATTGAAAG GTACTATGAATTTGACAGTGTGTTTGCCAGAGAGGTGCTGGGGAAAAAGCTCTCCAAAGGGACCAAAAAAGACCTGGATGACATCAGCTGTAAAACAGGGATCACACTGAAGAACTGCAGGAGACAG TTTGACAATTTCAAGCGGGTGTTCAAAGTGGTGGAGGAGCTCAAGGGCCCACTAGTGGAGAACATACAGCGTCACTTCTTGCTCTCCGACACACTGGCAAG GGACTATGCTGCCATTGTGTTTTTTGCAAACAGCCGCTTTGAGACAGGAAAGAGGAAGCTACAGTACCTCTCATTCCAAGACTTTGCCTTCTGTGCAGGCCAGCTCATCAGTTACTGGACAATAGGAGCAATGG ATAGCATGATGGAGGATATGGATGTTGACCTGGAGAAAGAGTTTCTGCATGAACTGAAAGATCTCAAGGTTTTGGTTAATGACAAAGACATGATGGACCAACATAAAAT CCTGGTGTGTGCTGCTCTGCGGGGAAAGATCAAAGTCTACAAGTTGATGGAGGTTAACTTCAAA ATTGAAATGAACATCCCACATCCCTCCCCCCACTGA
- the LOC111964160 gene encoding coiled-coil domain-containing protein 85B-like has protein sequence MCSNSEIDKRELSKMSDEDLMSFSKKDIVARLRQEEANKMTALIQRGRLIKEVNKQLQEHLLEIRELKVVNNRLQEENQELRELCSFLDDDRMKIKTLSREWQLFGHNAAKVMREDVGGHLKKLADLERVQDGLVKENFDLKELCVVLEEGCVSRGDSSPGGSSELSLQYFVARDFGDGSSSAGSIGSPDPLLVCSPDE, from the coding sequence ATGTGCAGCAACAGCGAGATTGACAAGCGAGAGCTCTCTAAAATGTCCGACGAGGATTTGATGTCATTCTCCAAAAAAGACATCGTGGCCAGGTTACGCCAAGAGGAGGCCAACAAGATGACAGCCCTTATACAGCGAGGGCGGTTAATTAAAGAGGTTAATAAACAACTGCAGGAGCATTTACTCGAAATCAGGGAACTCAAAGTAGTCAATAATAGGCTTCAGGAGGAGAACCAAGAACTGCGAGAACTATGTAGTTTCCTGGATGATGACAGAATGAAAATAAAAACGCTTTCCCGAGAGTGGCAACTTTTTGGACACAACGCTGCCAAAGTGATGCGTGAGGACGTGGGTGGACATCTGAAGAAGTTAGCTGATTTGGAACGAGTGCAAGATGGATTGGTAAAGGAGAATTTCGATCTCAAGGAACTGTGTGTTGTTCTGGAGGAGGGTTGTGTCAGCAGAGGTGATTCCAGTCCTGGCGGGTCGTCCGAGTTGAGTTTACAGTATTTTGTGGCCCGGGACTTTGGAGATGGAAGTTCCAGCGCTGGGAGCATCGGTAGTCCAGATCCTCTTCTAGTCTGTTCTCCCGATGAATGA
- the tmem223 gene encoding transmembrane protein 223, which yields MGFHSLLSGISKCWSSLARHRLSNVSRLRNLSEVTPRAILSRPSHTPSPSSTCTGMSNGHLYSRIRVAYSLGREGAIWATDTLCFGVLSIRSRVNTQKRYFHVMKKLHQQVPLSRPLSTSTAVAKDVILFEHDRTRFFRLLAVFCGGQFLFWTYLAHFAFTGLRDTGGSGSGGRHVSTTGLAGLWSFDMNLGSNAWRYGFTLACLVIGGGIMGLGALFCRRSVSQVILHKGGGMVTVSTQSPLGPNKGQRITVPLSQVACYAHRQESPTFIPLRVKDHKFYFLLDREGTLNNPQLFDVTVGAYRSF from the exons ATGGGATTTCACTCTTTGTTAAGCGGTATATCGAAGTGTTGGTCTAGTCTTGCACGTCATCGATTATCAAACGTTTCGCGATTGCGGAACCTTAGCGAAGTGACACCGAGAGCGATTTTGAGCCGTCCATCACATACACCTTCACCATCGTCGACATGCACTGGCATGAGCAATGGCCACCTATATAGCCGTATAAGAGTAGCATACAGTTTGGGGAGAGAGGGTGCTATATGGGCAACAGATACgttgtgttttggtgtgttaTCAATCCGCTCAAGAGTGAACACACAAAAACGGTACTTTCATGTTATGAAGAAACTGCACCAACAGGTACCTCTTTCCCGCCCTCTTTCTACATCGACAGCAGTTGCAAAAGACGTGATTCTGTTTGAGCACGACCGAACAAGGTTCTTTCGCCTCTTAGCAGTCTTCTGTGGTGGTCAGTTTCTTTTCTGGACATACCTGGCCCACTTCGCCTTTACTGGTCTTCGAGACACTGGTGGAAGTGGTTCTGGTGGGAGACATGTCTCCACTACTGGCTTGGCAGGACTTTGGAGTTTCGATATGAACCTGGGATCTAATGCTTGGAGATATGGATTCACACTGGCATGCCTTGTTATTG gtgGAGGGATCATGGGACTTGGTGCTCTGTTCTGCCGGCGTTCTGTCAGCCAGGTGATTCTACATAAAGGGGGTGGGATGGTCACTGTGTCGACACAGTCACCCCTGGGACCAAACAAGGGACAGAGAATTACTGTACCCTTGTCACAAGTGGCCTGTTACGCCCACAGACAAGAGTCTCCTACTTTCATTCCCCTCAGGGTGAAAGATCACAAGTTCTACTTTCTTTTGGACCGAGAAGGCACACTGAATAATCCCCAACTGTTTGATGTTACAGTTGGGGCATATCGATCATTCTAG
- the LOC111964161 gene encoding cofilin-2, whose protein sequence is MASGVTVTDEVITVFNEMKVRKAQANEDEKKKRKKAVLFCLSEDKKHIVLEAGKEILTGDVGTTIADPYLHFVKMLPADDCRYALYDATYETKETKKEDLVFIFWAPEGAPLKSKMIYASSKDAIKKKFTGIKHEWQVNGLEDIKDRRTLAEKLGGSSVVTLEGGPV, encoded by the exons ATG GCCTCTGGGGTGACAGTGACTGATGAAGTTATTACAGTCTTCAATGAGATGAAGGTCCGTAAGGCCCAGGCGAATGAggatgagaagaagaagaggaagaaggcagTGCTGTTCTGTCTGAGCGAGGACAAGAAGCACATTGTCCTTGAAGCAGGTAAAGAGATTCTGACCGGTGATGTGGGTACCACCATCGCAGACCCTTACCTGCACTTTGTCAAGATGCTGCCTGCAGATGACTGTCGCTACGCCCTCTATGACGCAACCTATGAGACCAAGGAGACCAAGAAGGAGGACCTTGTCTTCATCTTCTG GGCCCCAGAAGGTGCTCCACTGAAGAGCAAAATGATCTATGCCAGCTCAAAGGATGCCATTAAGAAGAAATTCACAG GTATCAAGCATGAATGGCAAGTTAATGGTTTGGAGGACATCAAAGATCGGCGCACTTTAGCAGAGAAGCTTGGAGGCTCATCAGTGGTCACCCTTGAAGGTGGGCCTGTATAA